A part of Pristiophorus japonicus isolate sPriJap1 chromosome 15, sPriJap1.hap1, whole genome shotgun sequence genomic DNA contains:
- the emp2 gene encoding epithelial membrane protein 2, with protein MLVLLGFILAFHVATAALLFIATIDNVWWKTDLGSTDIWQTCYNNETVCNDDNVQNYGDCIKAIQATMCLSVIFCCLSFIVFVVQLFRLQKGQRFYIAGSLQLLSSLCVMIAASIYTNQEERFHRNMHVGNYGYSYILAWIAFAFTLISGVMYIVLRKRK; from the exons ATGCTTGTGCTTCTGGGATTTATTCTTGCCTTTCATGTAGCAACAGCAGCCCTGCTGTTCATCGCCACGATAGATAAT GTCTGGTGGAAAACTGACCTAGGCAGCACTGATATATGGCAGACCTGCTACAACAATGAGACTGTTTGTAATGATGATAATGTTCAGAATTATGGAG ATTGCATCAAGGCAATACAGGCAACAATGTGCCTGTCTGTGATCTTTTGCTGTCTTTCATTCATTGTGTTTGTCGTTCAACTGTTCCGACTACAGAAGGGACAGAGATTTTACATTGCTGGATCCTTGCAATTGCTTTCGA GTCTCTGTGTAATGATTGCAGCTTCCATTTATACAAACCAGGAAGAAAGATTCCATAGAAATATGCATGTAGGAAACTACGGATACTCTTACATTCTAGCCTGGATCGCCTTTGCTTTTACTCTGATCAGTGGTGTGATGTATATTGTTTTACGAAAACGTAAATAG